One stretch of Macrotis lagotis isolate mMagLag1 chromosome 7, bilby.v1.9.chrom.fasta, whole genome shotgun sequence DNA includes these proteins:
- the MANSC1 gene encoding MANSC domain-containing protein 1, whose translation MSFRVKLGLTYALIMICILIPTKSISLSCPTKSLEDVVIDIQLSLANGIRGIEPIHTETQGDCINFGCLTKNITGNKECNLIVFDTRKATTQPNCYLFYCPNEEACPLKSAKGVVTYRILKDFSPLHKADLPHPDTTPQSYYLTRKSSQGIMDPVQLTAQLNQTNILPKATVSQKLEIQDNFGNTVNKSDELSSQLSGYKSKGDLQGSEFSLKQKVTSVFSENAIVFPDKVVATSQSTAPTSLVPATLQSTIPPPLLSAISQQLVVPLKVTEPHPTVFTTPHTVSTTTVTNPQSLTATISAVFTTTTTLPTKMTKTSSSTMLNAATSMKVTLGTVQFRETSNYPISSNNDVKYLSTFPSSSVDSFAVNKIASHENGKLGLDYPLLDSVSRNRFHFQFEKWTLIGTLFCGLLFLVIGLILLGKKLSESLQKKKYSRLDYLINGIYVDI comes from the exons ATGTCCTTCAGAGTAAAGTTGGGCCTGACTTATGCTTTGATAATGATTTGTATTCTGATACCAACAAAATCAATCAGTTTGAGTTGCCCTACCAAGAGCCTGGAAGATGTCGTAATTGACATCCAGTTATCTCTTGCTAATGGAATCAGAGGCATTGAGCCCATACATACAGAAACTCAAGGAGATTGCATTAATTTTGGCTGTTTGACCAAAAACATAacag GGAATAAAGAGTGTAATTTGATTGTCTTTGATACTCGAAAGGCAACTACACAACCAAATTGCTACTTGTTTTATTGCCCCAATGAAGAAGCTTGTCCTCTGAAATCAGCAAAAGGAGTTGTGACCTATAGGATACTGAAAG atttttctcctttACATAAAGCTGATTTACCACATCCAGATACAACCCCCCAAAGTTATTATTTGACTAGAAAATCTTCACAAGGAATCATGGACCCGGTACAACTGACAGCTCAACTGAATCAAACTAACATTTTGCCAAAAGCTACAGTATCTCAGAAGCTTGAAATCCAAGATAACTTTGGGAACACAGTAAATAAGAGTGATGAACTGAGTTCACAACTTTCTGGATACAAAAGTAAAGGGGATCTTCAGGGCTCAGAGTTCTCCTTGAAACAAAAAGTAACTAGTGTATTTTCTGAAAATGCAATTGTATTTCCAGATAAGGTAGTTGCTACATCTCAATCCACTGCCCCCACATCTCTGGTACCTGCTACTTTGCAATCTACTATCCCTCCTCCCTTGCTTTCTGCAATTTCCCAGCAGTTGGTTGTTCCTTTAAAAGTTACTGAACCTCATCCTACAGTATTCACTACTCCTCACACTGTttctactactactgttactaacCCGCAGTCCCTCACTGCCACAATTTCTGCAGTTTTTACAACTACTACAACCCTGCCTaccaaaatgacaaaaacatCTTCATCTACAATGCTCAATGCAGCTACTAGCATGAAAGTTACCTTAGGAACAGTGCAGTTTAGAGAAACCAGCAATTATCCAATTTCTAGCAATAATGATGTTAAGTACTTGTCAACATTTCCATCATCAAGTGTTGATTCCTTTGCTGTAAATAAAATTGCTTCCCATGAAAATGGAAAACTTGGTTTAGACTATCCCCTGCTTGATAGTGTTTCAAGAAATAGATTCCATTTTCAGTTTGAAAAATGGACACTCATAGGTACATTGTTCTGTGGACTATTGTTTTTGGTGATAGGTCTCATACTACTTGGCAAAAAGCTTTCAGAATcccttcagaaaaaaaagtattctagATTAGATTATTTGATCAATGGAATCTATGTTGATATTTAA